The nucleotide window AACTCACTGCTTTCTTTGAAAAGGCGGATGTAGGCGGCTTGACCGAGCTGGAGGCCCGATTTGGCCAACTCGGCCTCCAGGGGGCCTTGGAGGCGCTTTTTCACATCCGTGAGCCGTTGGGCTGCGGACATGGTTTTCCAGGTTTTTGACTCAGGGGGCAGTGGATAGGGCAAGGTGAGTGCAGCGAAGGTCATACGGCGCATGGCGAGTCGGGCGTAGGGTTGCGTCGCGGGATGAAGCCAGAGCCCGAGAAGGAGTACCACGAGAAAAAGAAGCAACGCAGCGAAAAGCTGCCTAGAGCGATGTGCTTTGGCACTCATGGGATGGTTAGCTGGAGGCGCTGGATGATTTCGGACACGATGTGCTCTGGCGAGCCGTCGATAGACACGCGTATGAGGTCTGGCGTGAGCTCCAGTGTGGAGAATTGGCTATCGAGCAGCGCGGGGTTCATGAAGTGGCCTTTGCGCTGGGCGAGGCGTGTGGAAATGAGCTCACGCGTGCCATCGAGAAGCACAAAAGCCACCTTCCCTTCTGGATCGTCCCCACGCAGGCGATCACGGTAGATTTTTTTCAGAGCGGAGCAGGCCAGCACATGCACGGGGGCGCTGGCTCGCTGCGCCAGGATGCGGGCACGCAGTGCGGCATACCAGGGCCAGCGGTCCTCATCAGTCAGGGGGGTGCCAGAGGCCATTTTGGCCTTGTTCGCGGGCGGATGGAAGTCGTCTCCATCATCAAAAGTTCCTCCGAGCCGCTGGGCGAGTGAGCTGCCGACGAGTGACTTCCCACAGCCGCAAACACCCATGATGATGATGGTCTGGGGAGGTGCTACGGGGGCCTGTGTACTCATGATGGGGAGGGGTGGCACTGGCTAAATGCATTTCAAACGGCCTTCAACATGCATGAGGCCGCAACTTGACCACGACACGCCGCCCGTGGAGTATCCCCGCCGCCATGACTCGACCCACGACCCTGCTCCTCACCCTGCTGGCGGCCTGCTACACCGCACATGCGGAGGATGCCGCTAAAAACGCTGCTCCACAGCCCGCCGCTGCCACCAAGAAGGCCCCAGAGCCCGTCGCCGCCGAGAAAAAGGAGTGGTCGCTCTTCGATGGCAAATCTCTCGATGACTGGGAGAATGTGGACATCGGAGCCAGTGGCATGGTGGAGCTAGAGGGCGGCCTCATGATCATCAATGCCGGCGATAGCGTGAGTGGAGCTGTTTATAAAAAAAGCAGCCAATTTGCCGATGACGAATTACGAGATGAGCTTCGATGCGAAGCGGCTCGATGGGGTGGATTTCTTTGTCGGTCTGACCTTCCCAGTGGGTAATGCCAAGACCTGCGCCACGCTGCTCTGCGGCGGCTGGGGAGGTGCCGTCACTGGCATCTCCAGCATCGATAATCTGGATGCGAGTGAGAATAATACCTCCTCCTTCCAGCGCTACGAGGATGACAAGTGGTATTCCGTGCGGCTCCGTGTCACGCCAGAAAAGCTGGGTGTGTGGCTCGATGGCAAGCACATCATCGATGAGGATATCAAAGGTAAAAAGATCAGCGTGCGGCCCGGCCCGATCGAAAACTATCTGCCACTCTCCTTCACCACCTATGCCACCACTGCGGCCATCAGGAATGTGAAGATGATCGCCATCACGCCTGAAAAAAGCGCTCCATGAGGCGGTGCCGCGCCCTCAGCCTCCTCACGCTGATTTGGCTCCTAGGTGCCTGTGGTAGCTGGCAGCCACGCCGCACGGGTGAAGTGCGTGAGCTGCCTCTGCGCACACGCCGCACGATGCACGCTGATCTCATCACAATGGCGGAAAACTGGGATGCGATGAGCCGTGGCCGCGCTCGTAGCCGCCG belongs to Verrucomicrobiaceae bacterium and includes:
- a CDS encoding gluconokinase codes for the protein MGVCGCGKSLVGSSLAQRLGGTFDDGDDFHPPANKAKMASGTPLTDEDRWPWYAALRARILAQRASAPVHVLACSALKKIYRDRLRGDDPEGKVAFVLLDGTRELISTRLAQRKGHFMNPALLDSQFSTLELTPDLIRVSIDGSPEHIVSEIIQRLQLTIP